The following proteins are co-located in the Candidatus Ozemobacteraceae bacterium genome:
- a CDS encoding GAF domain-containing protein encodes MSEINKVIESLERVISLGEKLLTNFDVEDLLIQIVNNIKELLKVEGATLYLVDPVEKLMISQVILSDHVEEIVLKIDNTSIAGFVALNRRTLMIPDAYADLTKIHPDLRFNKAVDEASHFRTKDILTHPLIVNNELIGVFQVVNKVGGKFDEYDERILRNFSVFAGIAILNARLMMKILEEQANVRDIIEHIDEKVIIQDRDGRVEHLNKPAIAELPAGVTLNGAIGKRLTDLFPQYGGIKEEIDKLVGHNLDKSFFGGKQPYVILTVKNSRQLVEKVILILKVPPSNIADQAGEDPQKLS; translated from the coding sequence GTGTCTGAGATCAACAAGGTTATCGAGAGTCTCGAGAGGGTCATCTCCCTCGGCGAAAAGCTGCTGACGAACTTCGACGTCGAGGATCTGCTGATACAGATCGTCAACAACATCAAGGAGCTGCTGAAAGTCGAGGGCGCAACGCTGTATCTCGTCGATCCCGTCGAGAAGCTGATGATTTCGCAGGTCATCCTCAGCGACCACGTCGAGGAGATCGTGCTGAAGATCGACAACACCTCCATCGCCGGGTTTGTCGCTCTCAACCGGCGCACGCTCATGATTCCCGATGCATACGCCGATCTGACGAAAATCCATCCCGACCTTCGATTCAACAAAGCCGTCGATGAGGCGAGTCACTTCCGCACGAAGGACATCCTGACCCACCCCCTCATCGTCAACAACGAGCTGATCGGCGTTTTCCAGGTCGTGAACAAGGTCGGCGGCAAGTTCGACGAGTACGACGAGCGGATCCTGCGTAACTTCTCCGTCTTCGCGGGCATCGCCATTCTGAACGCCCGGCTGATGATGAAAATTCTCGAGGAACAGGCCAACGTCCGCGACATCATCGAGCATATCGACGAAAAGGTGATCATCCAGGACCGCGACGGTCGCGTTGAACATCTCAACAAGCCCGCCATCGCGGAGCTCCCCGCCGGCGTCACGCTGAACGGTGCCATCGGGAAGAGGCTCACCGACCTGTTTCCCCAGTATGGCGGCATCAAGGAGGAGATCGACAAGCTGGTCGGGCACAATCTCGACAAGTCGTTCTTCGGCGGCAAGCAGCCGTACGTGATCCTGACCGTGAAAAACTCGCGACAGCTCGTCGAAAAGGTCATCCTCATCCTCAAGGTGCCGCCCAGCAACATCGCCGACCAGGCGGGGGAAGATCCCCAGAAGCTGTCTTGA
- a CDS encoding glycosyltransferase family 4 protein produces the protein MRSANSPKRILVMSQFYYPDITAAAFRIRETVDLLLAKGHRVHVIAAKPHKAVLDGAPVDDGDARVTRSYIFPYTGRGKWNYIAHYMSFMASSIWASWRHPSRFDIVWASSPPLFVGIAGWVVARLKKAKFVLDVRDIWPDSAATTGQIRPDSFLYRMAKHAERWLYRAADRITCVARPMAEYIAGYGVEPPAVIYNAIPGRYLDAVESAENSGPAAPSDGEALTIAYVGNMGYCQNLGVVVAAAERLQAAGELGIRFLLVGEGVEKAKLEARVREAGLTNVEIRGAVSKADALRISVESSALVLLLKDDGTMDKTIPSKVFDYLAAGRPILFGLQGEARSILGSSGGNIGFDADDPGSLAEAACRLKGAYGAFAAAARGHRDLVRTRFRREAMTDELDREFEKLLHDSGDHS, from the coding sequence ATGAGATCAGCGAATAGCCCGAAACGCATCCTGGTGATGTCGCAGTTCTACTATCCCGACATCACGGCGGCCGCGTTTCGCATCAGGGAAACGGTCGATCTTCTCCTTGCGAAGGGGCACCGGGTGCATGTCATCGCGGCCAAACCCCACAAGGCCGTTCTCGACGGTGCGCCCGTGGATGACGGAGACGCCCGGGTGACCAGGTCGTATATCTTTCCCTATACCGGTCGCGGGAAGTGGAATTATATCGCTCATTATATGTCTTTCATGGCGTCGTCGATCTGGGCCTCTTGGAGGCACCCGTCGAGATTCGACATCGTCTGGGCCTCGAGTCCGCCGCTGTTCGTGGGCATCGCCGGTTGGGTCGTCGCGCGGCTCAAGAAGGCGAAGTTCGTGCTCGACGTGCGCGACATCTGGCCGGACTCGGCCGCGACGACCGGGCAGATCCGGCCTGACAGCTTTCTGTATCGCATGGCAAAACACGCCGAGCGGTGGCTGTACCGCGCCGCCGACCGGATCACCTGCGTCGCCCGGCCGATGGCCGAATATATCGCAGGCTATGGCGTGGAACCGCCGGCGGTCATCTACAATGCCATCCCGGGCAGGTATCTGGATGCCGTTGAATCGGCCGAAAACAGCGGACCTGCAGCCCCGTCGGACGGCGAAGCCCTGACGATCGCCTACGTGGGCAACATGGGCTACTGTCAGAATCTCGGCGTCGTCGTCGCGGCGGCAGAGAGACTCCAGGCTGCGGGCGAGTTGGGAATTCGCTTTCTGCTCGTCGGAGAAGGGGTCGAGAAGGCGAAACTCGAAGCCCGCGTCCGCGAGGCGGGGCTGACGAACGTCGAGATCCGCGGCGCTGTTTCCAAGGCGGATGCGCTTCGCATCTCGGTCGAAAGCTCGGCCCTGGTGCTTCTGCTCAAGGACGACGGGACGATGGACAAGACGATTCCGTCGAAGGTATTCGATTACCTTGCTGCCGGCCGACCGATCCTGTTCGGGCTCCAGGGCGAGGCCCGCTCGATTCTCGGCTCGTCGGGCGGCAATATCGGCTTCGATGCAGACGATCCCGGCTCGCTTGCGGAAGCGGCCTGTCGGCTGAAGGGCGCATACGGAGCGTTTGCAGCGGCGGCGCGCGGCCACCGGGATCTCGTGCGGACGCGCTTCCGGAGAGAGGCGATGACGGACGAGCTCGACCGGGAGTTCGAGAAGCTTTTGCATGACTCCGGCGATCATTCCTGA
- the speY gene encoding deoxyhypusine synthase has translation MKKATTKTTRTAKAAGASTPARPAKTAARKKPANPYLAGNKIDPKPACRDLRVADLVDRLFLSYNAGRLREACQLFTRKMLANDVTIGMSLAGALTPAGLGQSAIVPLIEAGFVDWIIATGANLYHDTHFGIGEELYAGSPFFSDIDLRDKGVVRIYDVVFDYHVLLNTDAFFREIMRSEVFQRPMGTAHFHYLVGKFIHEREKALGLKGVSILSAAYRAGVPVYTSSPGDSSIGMNIAALALEGGKLVLDPNVDVNETASIVLNAKRTGGKSAVFICGGGSPKNFMLQTEPQIQEVLGIKEEGHDYFIQFTDARPDTGGLSGATPSEAVSWGKVRPDSLPDTVVCYLDSTVALPIVASYALSRTKSRKQKRLYDKLPKLMEKLTSEYKAIRKKGLR, from the coding sequence ATGAAGAAAGCGACGACCAAGACGACCAGGACCGCCAAGGCGGCCGGAGCATCGACCCCCGCACGGCCTGCGAAGACCGCCGCCCGGAAGAAGCCTGCCAATCCGTATCTGGCGGGAAACAAAATCGATCCGAAGCCGGCCTGCCGTGACCTGAGGGTCGCCGACCTGGTCGACAGGCTGTTCCTTTCCTACAACGCCGGCCGTCTTCGCGAGGCCTGCCAGCTGTTCACCCGGAAAATGCTCGCGAACGACGTCACGATCGGCATGAGCCTCGCCGGCGCCCTGACGCCCGCCGGGCTCGGCCAGTCGGCCATCGTTCCGCTCATCGAGGCGGGGTTTGTCGACTGGATCATCGCGACCGGCGCGAACCTGTATCACGACACGCATTTCGGCATCGGCGAGGAGTTGTATGCCGGTTCGCCGTTCTTCAGCGACATCGACCTGCGCGACAAGGGCGTCGTCAGAATATACGACGTGGTATTCGATTATCACGTCCTGCTGAACACCGATGCGTTCTTCCGTGAGATCATGCGCTCCGAAGTGTTCCAGCGCCCCATGGGTACGGCGCATTTCCACTATCTCGTCGGCAAGTTCATTCACGAGCGCGAGAAGGCGCTTGGCCTGAAGGGCGTCAGCATCCTGTCGGCGGCGTATCGAGCCGGCGTTCCCGTCTACACCAGCAGCCCGGGCGACAGCTCGATCGGCATGAACATCGCCGCGCTGGCGCTCGAAGGCGGCAAGCTTGTTCTCGACCCCAACGTCGACGTGAACGAGACCGCCTCGATCGTGCTGAACGCGAAGCGCACCGGCGGCAAGAGCGCCGTCTTCATCTGCGGCGGAGGCTCGCCCAAGAACTTCATGCTCCAGACCGAGCCCCAGATCCAGGAAGTGCTCGGCATCAAGGAAGAAGGCCACGACTACTTCATCCAGTTCACCGACGCGCGGCCCGACACCGGCGGCCTTTCCGGCGCCACGCCGTCCGAAGCCGTCAGCTGGGGGAAAGTGCGGCCCGACAGTCTGCCCGACACCGTCGTCTGCTACCTCGACTCAACCGTCGCCCTGCCGATCGTCGCCAGTTACGCGCTGAGCCGCACGAAATCCCGCAAGCAAAAGCGCCTGTACGACAAGCTTCCGAAGCTGATGGAAAAATTGACCTCCGAATACAAGGCGATCCGAAAAAAAGGC